A single Hippocampus zosterae strain Florida chromosome 1, ASM2543408v3, whole genome shotgun sequence DNA region contains:
- the nsdhl gene encoding sterol-4-alpha-carboxylate 3-dehydrogenase, decarboxylating, whose amino-acid sequence MATRVRPSSKRCAVIGGSGFLGRHLVEKLVERGYTVSVFDIRQNFEMPGVTFYQGDLCDLQALLPTLKDVSLVFHCASPSPGSDNRELFERVNIQGTNTVIQACTEVGVQKLVLTSSASVVFEGSDIKNGREDLPYAKKPIDYYTETKIKQEKLVLEACDKKKGFLTVAIRPHGIFGPRDPQLVPILVDTARRGKMKFIIGDGTNLVDFTFVENVVHGHILAAEYLRPDSPICGKPYHITNDEPVRFWDFMSEMLVGLGYAAPRYHLPYMFVYGLALLLWLLSLVLRPLMTFKPTFTPMRVALAGTHHYYSCERAKRDMGYKPLVDLKEGIKRTVQSYPHLRQNAK is encoded by the exons ATGGCCACGCGTGTTCGACCG AGTAGTAAACGCTGTGCCGTAATCGGGGGCTCGGGTTTCCTGGGAAGGCACCTAGTGGAGAAGCTCGTGGAGCGTGGCTACACAGTGTCGGTGTTTGACATCCGCCAGAACTTCGAGATGCCCGGCGTCACCTTCTATCAGGGAGACCTCTGCGATTTGCAG GCTCTGCTGCCAACACTGAAGGATGTGTCTCTGGTGTTCCACTGTGCCTCTCCATCACCCGGTAGTGACAACAGGGAGCTGTTTGAGAGGGTCAACATTCAGGGCACGAACACTGTCATTCAGGCCTGCACTGAAGTTGGAGTACAG AAATTGGTGTTGACGAGTAGTGCCAGTGTGGTGTTTGAGGGCTCTGACATTAAGAATGGGAGAGAAGATTTACCCTACGCCAAGAAGCCTATTGACTACTACACCGAGACCAAGATCAAGCAAGAGAAG TTGGTCCTGGAGGCTTGTGACAAGAAGAAGGGTTTCCTCACCGTTGCCATCCGTCCCCATGGCATCTTCGGACCTCGGGACCCGCAGCTGGTCCCGATCCTGGTGGATACAGCTCGCAGGGGCAAGATGAAGTTCATCATTGG GGATGGCACCAACCTGGTGGATTTCACCTTTGTGGAGAACGTTGTTCACGGCCACATCCTGGCTGCTGAGTACTTGAGGCCGGACTCTCCAATATGTGGAAAG CCATATCATATCACCAACGATGAACCGGTTCGGTTTTGGGACTTCATGTCAGAGATGTTGGTCGGTCTGGGTTACGCCGCTCCGCGCTATCATCTGCCCTACATGTTCGTGTACGGCCTGGCCCTTCTGCTTTGGCTTCTCTCTCTGGTGCTGCGCCCCCTGATGACCTTCAAACCTACCTTTACGCCGATGAGAGTGGCCCTGGCCGGAACCCACCACTACTACAGCTGTGAGCGAGCCAAACGGGACATGGGCTATAAGCCGCTGGTTGACCTCAAGGAGGGGATCAAACGCACCGTCCAAAGCTATCCTCATCTCAGACAGAATGCAAAATAG